Below is a genomic region from Candidatus Tanganyikabacteria bacterium.
CGACCTCCTGCTCCTCGACGAGCCGACCAACCACCTGGACGCCGAGTCGGTGGCCTGGCTGGAGCACCACCTCCAGGAGTACAAGGGCACCGTCATCGCCATCACGCACGATCGGTACTTCCTGGATAACGTGGCGGGCTGGATCCTCGAACTCGACCGCAATGGCCGCTACTACCCGTTCGAGGGCAACTACTCGGGCTGGCTCGAGCAGAAGCAGGAACGCCTGCGGCAGGAGGAGAAGCAGGCGTCGGCCCGCCAGCGCACCCTGGAGCGGGAGCTGGAATGGGTGCGCATGAGCCCCCGCGCCCGCCAGGCCAAACCCAAGGCGCGCCTGCAGAACTACGAGGCGCTCCTGGCCGAGCAGCAGGCCGCCAAGGAGAACGACGTCGAGATCTCCATCCCGGTGACCCGGCGCCTGGGCAACCTGGTCGTGGAAGGAAAGGGCCTGGCCAAGGCCTTCGGCGACCGCCTGCTCTTCGACGCCTTCGACTTCGAGTTGCCGCCCGGCGCGGTGGTCGGCGTCATCGGGCCAAACGGCGCGGGCAAGACCACGCTGATGCGCATGATCGTGGGCGAGGAGCAACCCGACGGCGGGACCTTGCGCGTCGGGGAATCGGTCGAACTGGCCTACGTGGACCAGGGGCTCGACGATCTGGATCCCGAGAAGTCGGTGTGGGACGAAATCAGCGGCGGCCAGGAGCGGCTCAAGATTGGCACCCGGGAGGTCAATTCGCGGGCGTACGTGGCGGGCTTCAACTTCCGCGGGCCCGACCAGCAGAAGAAGGTGGGCGATCTGTCGGGCGGCGAGCGAAACCGCGTGCACCTGGCCAAGCTGCTCCGGCGCGGCGGCAACGTCCTTCTGCTCGACGA
It encodes:
- the ettA gene encoding energy-dependent translational throttle protein EttA; translation: MSYQYVFTTYRLSKVYPPSRDVLKDMTLAFLPGAKIGVIGPNGSGKSTLLRIMAGVDTNYQGEARLAEGAKVGILAQEPQLDPQKTVKENIEDGVAHAKDLLKRFEELSANYSDETADEFQRVQDEIEAIDAWSVDTKLEIAMDALRVPPGDADVTRLSGGERRRVALCRLLLQQPDLLLLDEPTNHLDAESVAWLEHHLQEYKGTVIAITHDRYFLDNVAGWILELDRNGRYYPFEGNYSGWLEQKQERLRQEEKQASARQRTLERELEWVRMSPRARQAKPKARLQNYEALLAEQQAAKENDVEISIPVTRRLGNLVVEGKGLAKAFGDRLLFDAFDFELPPGAVVGVIGPNGAGKTTLMRMIVGEEQPDGGTLRVGESVELAYVDQGLDDLDPEKSVWDEISGGQERLKIGTREVNSRAYVAGFNFRGPDQQKKVGDLSGGERNRVHLAKLLRRGGNVLLLDEPTNDLDVDTLRALEEAVLAFPGCAVVVSHDRWFLDRIATHVIAFEGDSRVVFHYGNYESYEEDRVKRLGAEAAAPRRIKYRPLVRT